One window of the Benincasa hispida cultivar B227 chromosome 3, ASM972705v1, whole genome shotgun sequence genome contains the following:
- the LOC120073957 gene encoding sigma factor binding protein 2, chloroplastic-like: protein MNAGADTGNNHRILDAVNRRKPTKKTKQPNKKKPIKVVYISNPMKVQTSASKFMALVQELTGRDADFPDPSKFSPSAVCGGAASSDLLHNTASGGGDDEHGASNLIMNNNNCSLAVELPVDDDILGSFYDDFDDLIFPPPVIGNFSGLLPAAAAVVYESYAR from the coding sequence ATGAACGCCGGCGCCGACACCGGAAACAACCACAGAATCCTCGACGCCGTTAACCGGCGTAAGCCCACGAAGAAAACGAAACAACCCAACAAAAAGAAACCCATCAAAGTTGTTTACATATCAAACCCCATGAAAGTTCAAACCAGTGCTTCTAAATTCATGGCTTTGGTCCAAGAACTCACCGGCCGAGATGCTGACTTTCCCGACCCCTCCAAATTTTCCCCTTCCGCCGTCTGCGGCGGCGCCGCCTCCTCCGACCTTCTCCACAACACCGCATCCGGCGGTGGTGACGACGAGCACGGTGCTAGTAATCTTATAATGAATAATAACAACTGTTCACTTGCTGTCGAGTTGCCGGTAGATGACGACATTCTTGGTAGTTTTTACGACGACTTTGACGACCTGATTTTTCCTCCTCCGGTTATCGGAAACTTCTCTGGGTTGCTTCCGGCTGCGGCGGCGGTTGTCTATGAATCATATGCAAGgtga